AGGGCAGTTCGGCCGCGAGGTGCGCACGATCACCATCCCGTGGTCGGCGCTGCGCGATCTGGTCGCGCCGGATTTCCAGCCGATCACCAGTTGAGCACGTCGTCGGGGCCACCCGGATTGCATCCGGAGTTCTGCATGATGATGCTCGACACCACCGGCCGCCACGGCTCCAGGTTCCAGGTGCCCACCTTGCCCGGGTTGGTGAACGTCGACAGCTGCCAGTAGCAGAAGAACTGGTTCTGCATGGACAGCGTGTTGGCCTCCGGGGCGTGCTCGAGCAGTTCGGCCCATGCGTCGTAGCTCTGGGCGCCGTTGGTGAAGATCCCCGACGCCGCCCACCCCCACGCGGTCGGATAGACGCGCAGCGTCGCGCGATCGCCGTGGTACACCCACTCGGTGCGTTCGATGTAGTTCGGTGCATCCGGTGGCCGCGGCGGATACGGCGACGGCGGCGGCACGACGGGGTCGACCGGTTCGGCCCGCACGGGGGCCGCGAGCGGACCACCGGCCACCCCGGACAGCACCGCGACCAGCGCCCAGGCCGCGATCCGACCGGCCCC
The window above is part of the Mycolicibacterium hassiacum DSM 44199 genome. Proteins encoded here:
- a CDS encoding DUF2599 domain-containing protein translates to MAGRLGAGRLGAGRIAAWALVAVLSGVAGGPLAAPVRAEPVDPVVPPPSPYPPRPPDAPNYIERTEWVYHGDRATLRVYPTAWGWAASGIFTNGAQSYDAWAELLEHAPEANTLSMQNQFFCYWQLSTFTNPGKVGTWNLEPWRPVVSSIIMQNSGCNPGGPDDVLNW